From a region of the Tursiops truncatus isolate mTurTru1 chromosome 13, mTurTru1.mat.Y, whole genome shotgun sequence genome:
- the SMTN gene encoding smoothelin isoform X2: MADETLAGLDEGALRKLLEVTADLAERRRIRSAIRELQRQELEREEEALASKRFRAERQDNKENWLHSQQRKAEQQAALARLAGRLESMSDVEELTTLLRGAAEYEERKLIRAAIRRVRAQEIEAATLAGRLCSGRPSSGSREDSKGRAAHRLDRCEVPKPEEQEQQAEVPEPTPTPNGTSHDVTTVTLLLRAPPGGTLSSPASAGSSPTTTSPEPPLEPAEAPRPATEALGGPKPPPSPPRAASPEPQEPPATPSTEGQVVNKLLPGPTEPPAADGPTKGPSDTKRADLAGPRPCQRSLSVLSPRQPVQNREPTPLASGPSLFQRAGSVRDRVRKFTSDSPMAAGLQEGPLRAALGPSTPARLPGSSHISTTPASSSRGPSSRGPSDTSSQFNKDQRGTARPLAQLQSCPREEGPRGRGLAVRPLENRAGGPMARSEAPSAPLAVAVGTAEPGANMKTTFTIEIKDGRGQASTGRVLLPTGNQRAELMLGLRAPPTLLSTSSGGKSTITHISSPGNLARLGSVTHVTSFSHASPGSRGGCSIKMEPEPAEPPSAAVEVANGAEQTRVDKAPERRSPLSTEELMTIEDESVLDKMLDQTTDFEERKLIRAALRELRQRKRDQRDKERERRLQETRARPGEGRGNTATKTTTRHSQQTADGSAVSTVTKTERLVHSNDGRRTARTTTVESSFVRRSESKAAWHLLMPACQPTFLKLSPNFHLCVSLSSRHFLFSACGYLYPSTNLPPHLPHPAQDLTLLPFPFLADGGGSTMMQTKTFSSSSSKKMGSIFDREDEASPRPGSLAALEKLQAEKKKELMKAQSLPKTSASQARKAMIEKLEKEGTACSGGPRAAVQRSTSFGVPNANSIKQMLLDWCRAKTRGYEHVDIQNFSSSWSDGMAFCALVHNFFPEAFDYGQLSPQNRRQNFEVAFSSAEMLVDCVPLVEVEDMMIMGKKPDPKCVFTYVQSLYNHLRRHELRLRGKNV; encoded by the exons ATCCAAGCGCTTCCGTGCCGAGCGGCAGGACAACAAGGAGAACTGGCTGCA CTCTCAGCAGCGGAAGGCTGAGCAGCAGGCTGCTCTGGCACGGCTGGCAGGACGGCTGGAGTCCATGAGTGATGTGGAGGAGCTGACCACACTG CTGCGAGGCGCTGCTGAGTACGAGGAACGCAAGCTGATCCGAGCCGCCATCCGCCGTGTACGGGCCCAGGAGATTGAGG ccGCCACATTGGCTGGAAGGTTGTGCAGCGGGCGTCCCAGCAGTGGCTCAAGAGAGGACAGCAAGGGGCGGGCAGCACACAGGCTGGACCGGTGTGAG GTGCCAAAGCCAGAGGAACAGGAGCAGCAGGCAGAGGTCCCAGAGCCAACTCCAACCCCCAATGGCACCAGCCATGACGTGACGACAGTGACACTACTGCTTCGGGCCCCACCTGGGGGCACACTCAGCTCACCTGCCTCAGCCGGCAGTTCACCCACCACTACCTCTCCTGAGCCTCCACTGGAGCCTGCCGAGGCCCCACGCCCTGCCACTGAGGCTCTGGGTGGCCCCAAGCCACCTCCCAGCCCGCCCAGGGCTgccagccctgagccccaggagcCTCCAGCCACCCCCAGCACGGAGGGGCAGGTGGTCAACAAG CTCCTGCCTGGCCCCACAGAGCCCCCTGCTGCTGATGGCCCTACCAAAGGTCCCTCCGACACAAAGAGAGCAG ACCTGGCTGGCCCTCGCCCCTGCCAACGCTCCCTGTCTGTGCTGAGCCCCCGCCAGCCAGTCCAGAACCGAG AGCCCACCCCCCTTGCCAGCGGACCTTCCCTGTTCCAGCGGGCTGGCTCCGTACGGGACCGTGTGCGCAAGTTCACATCCGATTCTCCTATGGCTGCTGGGCTCCAGGAAGGCCCACTCCGGGCAGCCCTAGGTCCCTCGACCCCTGCAAGGCTCCCAGGCTCCTCCCACATCAGCACCacccctgcctcctcctccaggggcCCCTCCTCACGGGGCCCCAGTGACACCTCCTCCCAGTTCAACAAGGATCAGCGAGGAACAGCCCGGCCCCTGGCCCAACTTCAGAGCTGCCCCAGGGAGGAGGGCCCCAGGGGGCGGGGCTTGGCTGTCAGGCCCCTTGAAAACAGAGCAGGGGGGCCCATGGCCCGCTCAGAGGCGCCCAGTGCCCCGCTAGCCGTGGCCGTGGGCACTGCTGAGCCAGGGGCCAATATGAAGACCACATTCACCATCGAGATCAAGGATGGCCGGGGCCAGGCCTCCACGGGCCGGGTGCTGCTGCCCACAGGCAACCAGAGGGCAG AACTGATGCTGGGGCTGCGGGCGCCCCCCACCCTCCTTAGCACCAGCAGTGGGGGCAAGAGCACCATCACGCATATCAGCAGCCCTGGGAACCTGGCTCGGCTGGGCAGTGTCACTCACGTCACCAGCTTCAGCCATGCCTCCCCTGGTAGCCGAGGAGGCTGCAGCATTAAG ATGGAGCCAGAACCAGCAGAGCCCCCCTCTGCAGCAGTGGAGGTGGCCAATGGCGCCGAGCAGACCCGCGTGGACAAAGCACCAGAGAGGCGGAGCCCTCTGAGCACCGAGGAGCTGATGACCATTGAGGATGAGAGTGTCCTGGACAAGATG CTGGATCAAACTACGGACTTTGAGGAGCGGAAGCTCATCCGGGCTGCGCTACGTGAGCTCCGACAAAGGAAGAGAG ACCAGCGGGACAAGGAACGGGAACGGCGGCTGCAAGAGACACGGGCCCGCCCAGGGGAGGGCCGTGGCAACACGGCCACCAAGACCACCACGCGACACAGCCAACAGACAGCCGATGGCTCAGCTGTCAGCACTGTCACCAAGACCGAGCGGCTCGTCCACTCCA ATGATGGCAGACGGACGGCCCGCACCACCACGGTGGAGTCGAGTTTTGTGAGGCGCTCAGAGAGTAAGGCCGCCTGGCATCTTCTCATGCCTGCCTGCCAGCCCACCTTCCTCAAACTCTCTCCGAACTTccatctgtgtgtctctctgtccagccgtcactttctcttctctgcctgTGGCTACCTCTATCCCTCTACCAACCTCCCGCCCCATCTCCCACATCCAGCCCAGGACCTCACCctgctccccttcccctttcttgCAGATGGTGGTGGCAGCACCATGATGCAAACTAAGACCTTTTCCTCTTCATCATCCAAGAAGATGGGCAG TATCTTCGACCGAGAGGATGAAGCCAGCCCGCGGCCCGGCAGCCTAGCGGCGCTGGAGAAACTCCaggcagagaagaagaaagagctgATGAAGGCGCAGAGCCTGCCCAAGACCTCGGCCTCCCAGGCGCGTAAGGCCATGATTGagaagctggagaaggaaggCACCGCTTG CTCTGGCGGACCCCGCGCAGCTGTGCAGCGCTCCACCAGCTTCGGTGTCCCCAATGCCAACAGCATCAAGCAGATGTTGCTGGACTGGTGCCGAGCCAAGACACGTGGCTACGAG CATGTGGACATCCAGAACTTCTCCTCGAGTTGGAGTGACGGGATGGCCTTCTGTGCCCTGGTGCACAACTTCTTCCCTGAAGCCTTCGATTATGGGCAGCTCAGCCCACAGAACCGGCGCCAGAACTTCGAGGTGGCCTTCTCATCCGCTGA GATGCTGGTGGACTGCGTACCCCTCGTGGAGGTGGAGGACATGATGATCATGGGCAAGAAGCCCGACCCCAAGTGCGTTTTCACCTACGTGCAGTCGCTCTACAACCACCTGCGGCGCCACGAGCTGCGCCTGCGCGGCAAGAATGTCTAG
- the SMTN gene encoding smoothelin isoform X9 produces MADETLAGLDEGALRKLLEVTADLAERRRIRSAIRELQRQELEREEEALASKRFRAERQDNKENWLHSQQRKAEQQAALARLAGRLESMSDVEELTTLLRGAAEYEERKLIRAAIRRVRAQEIEAATLAGRLCSGRPSSGSREDSKGRAAHRLDRCEVPKPEEQEQQAEVPEPTPTPNGTSHDVTTVTLLLRAPPGGTLSSPASAGSSPTTTSPEPPLEPAEAPRPATEALGGPKPPPSPPRAASPEPQEPPATPSTEGQVVNKLLPGPTEPPAADGPTKGPSDTKRADLAGPRPCQRSLSVLSPRQPVQNREPTPLASGPSLFQRAGSVRDRVRKFTSDSPMAAGLQEGPLRAALGPSTPARLPGSSHISTTPASSSRGPSSRGPSDTSSQFNKDQRGTARPLAQLQSCPREEGPRGRGLAVRPLENRAGGPMARSEAPSAPLAVAVGTAEPGANMKTTFTIEIKDGRGQASTGRVLLPTGNQRAELMLGLRAPPTLLSTSSGGKSTITHISSPGNLARLGSVTHVTSFSHASPGSRGGCSIKMEPEPAEPPSAAVEVANGAEQTRVDKAPERRSPLSTEELMTIEDESVLDKMLDQTTDFEERKLIRAALRELRQRKRDGGGSTMMQTKTFSSSSSKKMGSIFDREDEASPRPGSLAALEKLQAEKKKELMKAQSLPKTSASQARKAMIEKLEKEGTACSSGGPRAAVQRSTSFGVPNANSIKQMLLDWCRAKTRGYEHVDIQNFSSSWSDGMAFCALVHNFFPEAFDYGQLSPQNRRQNFEVAFSSAEMLVDCVPLVEVEDMMIMGKKPDPKCVFTYVQSLYNHLRRHELRLRGKNV; encoded by the exons ATCCAAGCGCTTCCGTGCCGAGCGGCAGGACAACAAGGAGAACTGGCTGCA CTCTCAGCAGCGGAAGGCTGAGCAGCAGGCTGCTCTGGCACGGCTGGCAGGACGGCTGGAGTCCATGAGTGATGTGGAGGAGCTGACCACACTG CTGCGAGGCGCTGCTGAGTACGAGGAACGCAAGCTGATCCGAGCCGCCATCCGCCGTGTACGGGCCCAGGAGATTGAGG ccGCCACATTGGCTGGAAGGTTGTGCAGCGGGCGTCCCAGCAGTGGCTCAAGAGAGGACAGCAAGGGGCGGGCAGCACACAGGCTGGACCGGTGTGAG GTGCCAAAGCCAGAGGAACAGGAGCAGCAGGCAGAGGTCCCAGAGCCAACTCCAACCCCCAATGGCACCAGCCATGACGTGACGACAGTGACACTACTGCTTCGGGCCCCACCTGGGGGCACACTCAGCTCACCTGCCTCAGCCGGCAGTTCACCCACCACTACCTCTCCTGAGCCTCCACTGGAGCCTGCCGAGGCCCCACGCCCTGCCACTGAGGCTCTGGGTGGCCCCAAGCCACCTCCCAGCCCGCCCAGGGCTgccagccctgagccccaggagcCTCCAGCCACCCCCAGCACGGAGGGGCAGGTGGTCAACAAG CTCCTGCCTGGCCCCACAGAGCCCCCTGCTGCTGATGGCCCTACCAAAGGTCCCTCCGACACAAAGAGAGCAG ACCTGGCTGGCCCTCGCCCCTGCCAACGCTCCCTGTCTGTGCTGAGCCCCCGCCAGCCAGTCCAGAACCGAG AGCCCACCCCCCTTGCCAGCGGACCTTCCCTGTTCCAGCGGGCTGGCTCCGTACGGGACCGTGTGCGCAAGTTCACATCCGATTCTCCTATGGCTGCTGGGCTCCAGGAAGGCCCACTCCGGGCAGCCCTAGGTCCCTCGACCCCTGCAAGGCTCCCAGGCTCCTCCCACATCAGCACCacccctgcctcctcctccaggggcCCCTCCTCACGGGGCCCCAGTGACACCTCCTCCCAGTTCAACAAGGATCAGCGAGGAACAGCCCGGCCCCTGGCCCAACTTCAGAGCTGCCCCAGGGAGGAGGGCCCCAGGGGGCGGGGCTTGGCTGTCAGGCCCCTTGAAAACAGAGCAGGGGGGCCCATGGCCCGCTCAGAGGCGCCCAGTGCCCCGCTAGCCGTGGCCGTGGGCACTGCTGAGCCAGGGGCCAATATGAAGACCACATTCACCATCGAGATCAAGGATGGCCGGGGCCAGGCCTCCACGGGCCGGGTGCTGCTGCCCACAGGCAACCAGAGGGCAG AACTGATGCTGGGGCTGCGGGCGCCCCCCACCCTCCTTAGCACCAGCAGTGGGGGCAAGAGCACCATCACGCATATCAGCAGCCCTGGGAACCTGGCTCGGCTGGGCAGTGTCACTCACGTCACCAGCTTCAGCCATGCCTCCCCTGGTAGCCGAGGAGGCTGCAGCATTAAG ATGGAGCCAGAACCAGCAGAGCCCCCCTCTGCAGCAGTGGAGGTGGCCAATGGCGCCGAGCAGACCCGCGTGGACAAAGCACCAGAGAGGCGGAGCCCTCTGAGCACCGAGGAGCTGATGACCATTGAGGATGAGAGTGTCCTGGACAAGATG CTGGATCAAACTACGGACTTTGAGGAGCGGAAGCTCATCCGGGCTGCGCTACGTGAGCTCCGACAAAGGAAGAGAG ATGGTGGTGGCAGCACCATGATGCAAACTAAGACCTTTTCCTCTTCATCATCCAAGAAGATGGGCAG TATCTTCGACCGAGAGGATGAAGCCAGCCCGCGGCCCGGCAGCCTAGCGGCGCTGGAGAAACTCCaggcagagaagaagaaagagctgATGAAGGCGCAGAGCCTGCCCAAGACCTCGGCCTCCCAGGCGCGTAAGGCCATGATTGagaagctggagaaggaaggCACCGCTTG CAGCTCTGGCGGACCCCGCGCAGCTGTGCAGCGCTCCACCAGCTTCGGTGTCCCCAATGCCAACAGCATCAAGCAGATGTTGCTGGACTGGTGCCGAGCCAAGACACGTGGCTACGAG CATGTGGACATCCAGAACTTCTCCTCGAGTTGGAGTGACGGGATGGCCTTCTGTGCCCTGGTGCACAACTTCTTCCCTGAAGCCTTCGATTATGGGCAGCTCAGCCCACAGAACCGGCGCCAGAACTTCGAGGTGGCCTTCTCATCCGCTGA GATGCTGGTGGACTGCGTACCCCTCGTGGAGGTGGAGGACATGATGATCATGGGCAAGAAGCCCGACCCCAAGTGCGTTTTCACCTACGTGCAGTCGCTCTACAACCACCTGCGGCGCCACGAGCTGCGCCTGCGCGGCAAGAATGTCTAG
- the SMTN gene encoding smoothelin isoform X1: protein MADETLAGLDEGALRKLLEVTADLAERRRIRSAIRELQRQELEREEEALASKRFRAERQDNKENWLHSQQRKAEQQAALARLAGRLESMSDVEELTTLLRGAAEYEERKLIRAAIRRVRAQEIEAATLAGRLCSGRPSSGSREDSKGRAAHRLDRCEVPKPEEQEQQAEVPEPTPTPNGTSHDVTTVTLLLRAPPGGTLSSPASAGSSPTTTSPEPPLEPAEAPRPATEALGGPKPPPSPPRAASPEPQEPPATPSTEGQVVNKLLPGPTEPPAADGPTKGPSDTKRADLAGPRPCQRSLSVLSPRQPVQNREPTPLASGPSLFQRAGSVRDRVRKFTSDSPMAAGLQEGPLRAALGPSTPARLPGSSHISTTPASSSRGPSSRGPSDTSSQFNKDQRGTARPLAQLQSCPREEGPRGRGLAVRPLENRAGGPMARSEAPSAPLAVAVGTAEPGANMKTTFTIEIKDGRGQASTGRVLLPTGNQRAELMLGLRAPPTLLSTSSGGKSTITHISSPGNLARLGSVTHVTSFSHASPGSRGGCSIKMEPEPAEPPSAAVEVANGAEQTRVDKAPERRSPLSTEELMTIEDESVLDKMLDQTTDFEERKLIRAALRELRQRKRDQRDKERERRLQETRARPGEGRGNTATKTTTRHSQQTADGSAVSTVTKTERLVHSNDGRRTARTTTVESSFVRRSESKAAWHLLMPACQPTFLKLSPNFHLCVSLSSRHFLFSACGYLYPSTNLPPHLPHPAQDLTLLPFPFLADGGGSTMMQTKTFSSSSSKKMGSIFDREDEASPRPGSLAALEKLQAEKKKELMKAQSLPKTSASQARKAMIEKLEKEGTACSSGGPRAAVQRSTSFGVPNANSIKQMLLDWCRAKTRGYEHVDIQNFSSSWSDGMAFCALVHNFFPEAFDYGQLSPQNRRQNFEVAFSSAEMLVDCVPLVEVEDMMIMGKKPDPKCVFTYVQSLYNHLRRHELRLRGKNV from the exons ATCCAAGCGCTTCCGTGCCGAGCGGCAGGACAACAAGGAGAACTGGCTGCA CTCTCAGCAGCGGAAGGCTGAGCAGCAGGCTGCTCTGGCACGGCTGGCAGGACGGCTGGAGTCCATGAGTGATGTGGAGGAGCTGACCACACTG CTGCGAGGCGCTGCTGAGTACGAGGAACGCAAGCTGATCCGAGCCGCCATCCGCCGTGTACGGGCCCAGGAGATTGAGG ccGCCACATTGGCTGGAAGGTTGTGCAGCGGGCGTCCCAGCAGTGGCTCAAGAGAGGACAGCAAGGGGCGGGCAGCACACAGGCTGGACCGGTGTGAG GTGCCAAAGCCAGAGGAACAGGAGCAGCAGGCAGAGGTCCCAGAGCCAACTCCAACCCCCAATGGCACCAGCCATGACGTGACGACAGTGACACTACTGCTTCGGGCCCCACCTGGGGGCACACTCAGCTCACCTGCCTCAGCCGGCAGTTCACCCACCACTACCTCTCCTGAGCCTCCACTGGAGCCTGCCGAGGCCCCACGCCCTGCCACTGAGGCTCTGGGTGGCCCCAAGCCACCTCCCAGCCCGCCCAGGGCTgccagccctgagccccaggagcCTCCAGCCACCCCCAGCACGGAGGGGCAGGTGGTCAACAAG CTCCTGCCTGGCCCCACAGAGCCCCCTGCTGCTGATGGCCCTACCAAAGGTCCCTCCGACACAAAGAGAGCAG ACCTGGCTGGCCCTCGCCCCTGCCAACGCTCCCTGTCTGTGCTGAGCCCCCGCCAGCCAGTCCAGAACCGAG AGCCCACCCCCCTTGCCAGCGGACCTTCCCTGTTCCAGCGGGCTGGCTCCGTACGGGACCGTGTGCGCAAGTTCACATCCGATTCTCCTATGGCTGCTGGGCTCCAGGAAGGCCCACTCCGGGCAGCCCTAGGTCCCTCGACCCCTGCAAGGCTCCCAGGCTCCTCCCACATCAGCACCacccctgcctcctcctccaggggcCCCTCCTCACGGGGCCCCAGTGACACCTCCTCCCAGTTCAACAAGGATCAGCGAGGAACAGCCCGGCCCCTGGCCCAACTTCAGAGCTGCCCCAGGGAGGAGGGCCCCAGGGGGCGGGGCTTGGCTGTCAGGCCCCTTGAAAACAGAGCAGGGGGGCCCATGGCCCGCTCAGAGGCGCCCAGTGCCCCGCTAGCCGTGGCCGTGGGCACTGCTGAGCCAGGGGCCAATATGAAGACCACATTCACCATCGAGATCAAGGATGGCCGGGGCCAGGCCTCCACGGGCCGGGTGCTGCTGCCCACAGGCAACCAGAGGGCAG AACTGATGCTGGGGCTGCGGGCGCCCCCCACCCTCCTTAGCACCAGCAGTGGGGGCAAGAGCACCATCACGCATATCAGCAGCCCTGGGAACCTGGCTCGGCTGGGCAGTGTCACTCACGTCACCAGCTTCAGCCATGCCTCCCCTGGTAGCCGAGGAGGCTGCAGCATTAAG ATGGAGCCAGAACCAGCAGAGCCCCCCTCTGCAGCAGTGGAGGTGGCCAATGGCGCCGAGCAGACCCGCGTGGACAAAGCACCAGAGAGGCGGAGCCCTCTGAGCACCGAGGAGCTGATGACCATTGAGGATGAGAGTGTCCTGGACAAGATG CTGGATCAAACTACGGACTTTGAGGAGCGGAAGCTCATCCGGGCTGCGCTACGTGAGCTCCGACAAAGGAAGAGAG ACCAGCGGGACAAGGAACGGGAACGGCGGCTGCAAGAGACACGGGCCCGCCCAGGGGAGGGCCGTGGCAACACGGCCACCAAGACCACCACGCGACACAGCCAACAGACAGCCGATGGCTCAGCTGTCAGCACTGTCACCAAGACCGAGCGGCTCGTCCACTCCA ATGATGGCAGACGGACGGCCCGCACCACCACGGTGGAGTCGAGTTTTGTGAGGCGCTCAGAGAGTAAGGCCGCCTGGCATCTTCTCATGCCTGCCTGCCAGCCCACCTTCCTCAAACTCTCTCCGAACTTccatctgtgtgtctctctgtccagccgtcactttctcttctctgcctgTGGCTACCTCTATCCCTCTACCAACCTCCCGCCCCATCTCCCACATCCAGCCCAGGACCTCACCctgctccccttcccctttcttgCAGATGGTGGTGGCAGCACCATGATGCAAACTAAGACCTTTTCCTCTTCATCATCCAAGAAGATGGGCAG TATCTTCGACCGAGAGGATGAAGCCAGCCCGCGGCCCGGCAGCCTAGCGGCGCTGGAGAAACTCCaggcagagaagaagaaagagctgATGAAGGCGCAGAGCCTGCCCAAGACCTCGGCCTCCCAGGCGCGTAAGGCCATGATTGagaagctggagaaggaaggCACCGCTTG CAGCTCTGGCGGACCCCGCGCAGCTGTGCAGCGCTCCACCAGCTTCGGTGTCCCCAATGCCAACAGCATCAAGCAGATGTTGCTGGACTGGTGCCGAGCCAAGACACGTGGCTACGAG CATGTGGACATCCAGAACTTCTCCTCGAGTTGGAGTGACGGGATGGCCTTCTGTGCCCTGGTGCACAACTTCTTCCCTGAAGCCTTCGATTATGGGCAGCTCAGCCCACAGAACCGGCGCCAGAACTTCGAGGTGGCCTTCTCATCCGCTGA GATGCTGGTGGACTGCGTACCCCTCGTGGAGGTGGAGGACATGATGATCATGGGCAAGAAGCCCGACCCCAAGTGCGTTTTCACCTACGTGCAGTCGCTCTACAACCACCTGCGGCGCCACGAGCTGCGCCTGCGCGGCAAGAATGTCTAG
- the SMTN gene encoding smoothelin isoform X7 translates to MADETLAGLDEGALRKLLEVTADLAERRRIRSAIRELQRQELEREEEALASKRFRAERQDNKENWLHSQQRKAEQQAALARLAGRLESMSDVEELTTLLRGAAEYEERKLIRAAIRRVRAQEIEAATLAGRLCSGRPSSGSREDSKGRAAHRLDRCEVPKPEEQEQQAEVPEPTPTPNGTSHDVTTVTLLLRAPPGGTLSSPASAGSSPTTTSPEPPLEPAEAPRPATEALGGPKPPPSPPRAASPEPQEPPATPSTEGQVVNKLLPGPTEPPAADGPTKGPSDTKRADLAGPRPCQRSLSVLSPRQPVQNREPTPLASGPSLFQRAGSVRDRVRKFTSDSPMAAGLQEGPLRAALGPSTPARLPGSSHISTTPASSSRGPSSRGPSDTSSQFNKDQRGTARPLAQLQSCPREEGPRGRGLAVRPLENRAGGPMARSEAPSAPLAVAVGTAEPGANMKTTFTIEIKDGRGQASTGRVLLPTGNQRAELMLGLRAPPTLLSTSSGGKSTITHISSPGNLARLGSVTHVTSFSHASPGSRGGCSIKMEPEPAEPPSAAVEVANGAEQTRVDKAPERRSPLSTEELMTIEDESVLDKMLDQTTDFEERKLIRAALRELRQRKRDQRDKERERRLQETRARPGEGRGNTATKTTTRHSQQTADGSAVSTVTKTERLVHSNDGRRTARTTTVESSFVRRSESKAAWHLLMPACQPTFLKLSPNFHLCVSLSSRHFLFSACGYLYPSTNLPPHLPHPAQDLTLLPFPFLADGGGSTMMQTKTFSSSSSKKMGSIFDREDEASPRPGSLAALEKLQAEKKKELMKAQSLPKTSASQARKAMIEKLEKEGTACSSGGPRAAVQRSTSFGVPNANSIKQMLLDWCRAKTRGYEPPCLAEKMGIPLLG, encoded by the exons ATCCAAGCGCTTCCGTGCCGAGCGGCAGGACAACAAGGAGAACTGGCTGCA CTCTCAGCAGCGGAAGGCTGAGCAGCAGGCTGCTCTGGCACGGCTGGCAGGACGGCTGGAGTCCATGAGTGATGTGGAGGAGCTGACCACACTG CTGCGAGGCGCTGCTGAGTACGAGGAACGCAAGCTGATCCGAGCCGCCATCCGCCGTGTACGGGCCCAGGAGATTGAGG ccGCCACATTGGCTGGAAGGTTGTGCAGCGGGCGTCCCAGCAGTGGCTCAAGAGAGGACAGCAAGGGGCGGGCAGCACACAGGCTGGACCGGTGTGAG GTGCCAAAGCCAGAGGAACAGGAGCAGCAGGCAGAGGTCCCAGAGCCAACTCCAACCCCCAATGGCACCAGCCATGACGTGACGACAGTGACACTACTGCTTCGGGCCCCACCTGGGGGCACACTCAGCTCACCTGCCTCAGCCGGCAGTTCACCCACCACTACCTCTCCTGAGCCTCCACTGGAGCCTGCCGAGGCCCCACGCCCTGCCACTGAGGCTCTGGGTGGCCCCAAGCCACCTCCCAGCCCGCCCAGGGCTgccagccctgagccccaggagcCTCCAGCCACCCCCAGCACGGAGGGGCAGGTGGTCAACAAG CTCCTGCCTGGCCCCACAGAGCCCCCTGCTGCTGATGGCCCTACCAAAGGTCCCTCCGACACAAAGAGAGCAG ACCTGGCTGGCCCTCGCCCCTGCCAACGCTCCCTGTCTGTGCTGAGCCCCCGCCAGCCAGTCCAGAACCGAG AGCCCACCCCCCTTGCCAGCGGACCTTCCCTGTTCCAGCGGGCTGGCTCCGTACGGGACCGTGTGCGCAAGTTCACATCCGATTCTCCTATGGCTGCTGGGCTCCAGGAAGGCCCACTCCGGGCAGCCCTAGGTCCCTCGACCCCTGCAAGGCTCCCAGGCTCCTCCCACATCAGCACCacccctgcctcctcctccaggggcCCCTCCTCACGGGGCCCCAGTGACACCTCCTCCCAGTTCAACAAGGATCAGCGAGGAACAGCCCGGCCCCTGGCCCAACTTCAGAGCTGCCCCAGGGAGGAGGGCCCCAGGGGGCGGGGCTTGGCTGTCAGGCCCCTTGAAAACAGAGCAGGGGGGCCCATGGCCCGCTCAGAGGCGCCCAGTGCCCCGCTAGCCGTGGCCGTGGGCACTGCTGAGCCAGGGGCCAATATGAAGACCACATTCACCATCGAGATCAAGGATGGCCGGGGCCAGGCCTCCACGGGCCGGGTGCTGCTGCCCACAGGCAACCAGAGGGCAG AACTGATGCTGGGGCTGCGGGCGCCCCCCACCCTCCTTAGCACCAGCAGTGGGGGCAAGAGCACCATCACGCATATCAGCAGCCCTGGGAACCTGGCTCGGCTGGGCAGTGTCACTCACGTCACCAGCTTCAGCCATGCCTCCCCTGGTAGCCGAGGAGGCTGCAGCATTAAG ATGGAGCCAGAACCAGCAGAGCCCCCCTCTGCAGCAGTGGAGGTGGCCAATGGCGCCGAGCAGACCCGCGTGGACAAAGCACCAGAGAGGCGGAGCCCTCTGAGCACCGAGGAGCTGATGACCATTGAGGATGAGAGTGTCCTGGACAAGATG CTGGATCAAACTACGGACTTTGAGGAGCGGAAGCTCATCCGGGCTGCGCTACGTGAGCTCCGACAAAGGAAGAGAG ACCAGCGGGACAAGGAACGGGAACGGCGGCTGCAAGAGACACGGGCCCGCCCAGGGGAGGGCCGTGGCAACACGGCCACCAAGACCACCACGCGACACAGCCAACAGACAGCCGATGGCTCAGCTGTCAGCACTGTCACCAAGACCGAGCGGCTCGTCCACTCCA ATGATGGCAGACGGACGGCCCGCACCACCACGGTGGAGTCGAGTTTTGTGAGGCGCTCAGAGAGTAAGGCCGCCTGGCATCTTCTCATGCCTGCCTGCCAGCCCACCTTCCTCAAACTCTCTCCGAACTTccatctgtgtgtctctctgtccagccgtcactttctcttctctgcctgTGGCTACCTCTATCCCTCTACCAACCTCCCGCCCCATCTCCCACATCCAGCCCAGGACCTCACCctgctccccttcccctttcttgCAGATGGTGGTGGCAGCACCATGATGCAAACTAAGACCTTTTCCTCTTCATCATCCAAGAAGATGGGCAG TATCTTCGACCGAGAGGATGAAGCCAGCCCGCGGCCCGGCAGCCTAGCGGCGCTGGAGAAACTCCaggcagagaagaagaaagagctgATGAAGGCGCAGAGCCTGCCCAAGACCTCGGCCTCCCAGGCGCGTAAGGCCATGATTGagaagctggagaaggaaggCACCGCTTG CAGCTCTGGCGGACCCCGCGCAGCTGTGCAGCGCTCCACCAGCTTCGGTGTCCCCAATGCCAACAGCATCAAGCAGATGTTGCTGGACTGGTGCCGAGCCAAGACACGTGGCTACGAG CCACCATGTCTGGCAGAGAAGATGGGAATTCCTCTTCTGGGATGA